One Triticum dicoccoides isolate Atlit2015 ecotype Zavitan chromosome 4B, WEW_v2.0, whole genome shotgun sequence genomic window carries:
- the LOC119293333 gene encoding uncharacterized protein LOC119293333 gives MSKYVELLDMGVRIAARFHSHCPQTARMYYKPPQSTSTSGAAEDAPTDRRTAGFDGGEDVAAGFRPFAASGALGAGVQPRFGFDTAQVLIYEVV, from the coding sequence ATGTCGAAGTACGTGGAGCTGCTGGACATGGGCGTGCGCATCGCGGCCAGGTTCCACTCCCACTGCCCGCAGACGGCGCGCATGTACTACAAGCCGCCGCAGTCCACCTCCACGTCGGGCGCCGCCGAGGACGCGCCGACGGATCGGAGGACCGCCGGCTTTGACGGCGGCGAGGACGTGGCTGCTGGCTTCCGGCCCTTCGCCGCCTCGGGAGCTCTCGGCGCCGGCGTCCAGCCCCGGTTCGGCTTCGACACCGCGCAGGTCCTCATCTACGAGGTCGTATGA